Genomic window (Vibrio gallicus):
CACAATTGGCTCAGTTGCAGCAAAGAATCATTGAACTGTTGGGAGGTGAGAATGAGTAAACCTAGTGGTGCTGGTGTGGTTGCCACGCAGCAATTAGCTCATAAATTTAAGTCTCAATCTTCTCATATTTTAAGGTTGATGATCTCGTGTGTGGTGGTATTAGGCTTGTGGCAAGGCGCGGTGACATTGTTTGATCTACCGAGCTTTATCTTGCCAGAACCTATGGCGGTAATGAACAGATTGCATTCTCGATGGGATGTACTGTGGCACCATACGCTGATCACATCTCAAGAGATTGTGTTGGGCTTGTTGTTAGGACTCGGCATGGGGTTGTTGTTTGCCCTACAGATGTTGTTGTTTGAACCGTTACGCCGCTGGTTACTTCCCATTCTTATCGCCTCGCAAGCAATCCCTGTATTTGCTATCGCGCCTATCTTGATGCTGTGGTTTGGCTATGGCATTGCCTCTAAGGTTGTGATGGCGGCATTGATCATATTTTTCCCCGTAACCACCTGTTGTTATGACGGGCTCCGTAACACGCCTCGCGGCTATCTTGACCTTGCGCAAACTATGGGGGCAACTCGCTGGCAGATGCTAAAACAAGTGCGACTGCCTGCCGCGATGCCGGCCCTAGCATCGGGAATACGCGTTGCAGTGGTAGTGGCACCGATTGGCGCTGTGGTTGGTGAGTGGGTAGGCTCGAGTGCCGGCCTTGGTTATCTAATGTTGCAAGCCAATGCGCGT
Coding sequences:
- a CDS encoding ABC transporter permease, producing the protein MSKPSGAGVVATQQLAHKFKSQSSHILRLMISCVVVLGLWQGAVTLFDLPSFILPEPMAVMNRLHSRWDVLWHHTLITSQEIVLGLLLGLGMGLLFALQMLLFEPLRRWLLPILIASQAIPVFAIAPILMLWFGYGIASKVVMAALIIFFPVTTCCYDGLRNTPRGYLDLAQTMGATRWQMLKQVRLPAAMPALASGIRVAVVVAPIGAVVGEWVGSSAGLGYLMLQANARMMIDEMFAALFVLALISITLYFITDKLLNKFIPWQFD